The genomic segment ACATTGCAAACGTCACTCAGATCACACTGTGTAAAATGAATCTACACATGAACGCGTTAGGTTAGAGTATTGGATGATCAATGGCTTTTCATTGACAATATCAAAACGACAATGCCTCGGTTTATTATTTACATCATTTTAATACAACAGCATAAACATGTCTGGGTTCTGCTGCTCATTATTTTGGTTGAGTTTACCCCAGCATTACAAAATGTATCGTAAGATGGAAACACTGGAAAAAGTGATTTACCACCATTTATTAATTGTGAATTTATAAATACTCACCAAAACTATAACTACAATCGCTAAGGCAGCCAAAGTTTGAATGATCTCACACAGTCCACAATCCATTATCCATTACGTGTGCGAGTACCTGTTTCTAAAAACTCCACTATATATGCAGTCAATATGTATCTAAACTATGTACAACTAACGTGAGCTCCAGCGCTATTGCACCTGAGAGTTTGGAACAGGAACTTAAATTCACGTTCTCATTTTGTACAAGCTGCACTTCAATAAATACACCTATGCGGAAGTGTTTTCACTCTGCACAGCAGAACAGCACCAAAGACCTCTGCAATAGAACGCTTGTAGTTATCCggcagcgccctctgctgggagATTCTAGTTTTAATTGTACAAGTCAAGTGATCATTGAAAGTGGATGTAATATTAATCCCATATCAATTTAATGCTTTTTAGCGGGTCCATCATATCCATAATAAACAAGCCAGAAATTAAACTGACCAGCAAGTCATTTTATCTTATTCCTCAATGATGACTTTTTTTCTTGTGtgcatttattttacacattaacATTTTGGGTGGTCTTGTTACAAAAGCTTTAGTGAGTCAAATGTAATACTGTTGCTAAAACAGTGCtaggaaaagtaaataaaacaacacaaaactgtGTACGTATATGGTTGgtgttactgtatttaatgtaaattatttcaatagaaaaaagGTTTATGGATTGTCTTAATAGACAGCACTGGTACCTGTCACTGCACTGTAAAGACATCCACAAGCAATGTGGCACCAGGTGGCGCTATAGAAAGATTAAGGGCAATTCTTATAGTTTTCGTCATCCTTCACGCAAGCTTTTTTCAGATTGTAGATTCCATTTTTTCTATTTTAGAAAACTACAAACAATCAATTTTTCTGAATAGAACACATGTCTGTGTATATGTAAAGCACACCCTACATCAGCATTTGTTTTGTCTTTCTTTCAAGttagatatataaaaaaagccgAATCTAATTCTGTAAACCGTTAGATTGACAATTCTCAGTTTCACGTGGTTTTTACAAAGCAGCATGGCGGCTGGATTCAAGTAAGTAAAACAGAGAGAAAAGGTAGATCTGTAGTAAATTGCGTCTTTGTAGTATTGGtttgaaatgtctgtttttttaaacgGTTCGCTGTAATACTTAGTTCTACAATTGTAACATTGAGACCTTTCCACTTGCTATTGatcataaacaaaaaaatagtaatgCTATTTACTAAACACTGCTCTGCCTGATTTTTTTATATGGATATTCCAGTAATCCCAGTTCTTAAAATGAATGAAGTGTACTCTGCTGCACCATGCCCATTATTAAGCAATTGTGACTTGATTTCTGTGAAACAATTGACACATAAATAACGGATTAAAACAAAAATCCGTTTTCTATTTAAAATCGCTATTTATTACAATGACATTACATTTCAACATATTTATATTCCACAATTGTGTATGGACTGTAAACGTAAATACACTATAGCAAGTGTTTATCGTATTATAAATTCCCACCATTACTATTCACATATCAAGTCCTGACCAGATGTGGTTGCACAGTGCAGTAATGTAAGTAGTGGAACAAAACAATGCAGGAATTGTCAATGCCAGAACacgtttgaataataataatatataaaaacaaagatacatatgattttttcttctttcctcAGGACGGTAGAACCTCTGGACTATCACAGGCGTTTTTTGGTATGTCATTGTCTCATACAGTTAACAAGTTCATAATGCGTATTTGTACTCCCAGTCACACCTCCGTTTTCAAAATAGATGATCtggattaaaacaaataaaatcaataaaaaaaaaatcaatacataatcCAAATCAGAATGACAGATTACATTACTTTTGCCGTTTTTGTAACAGGAGAAAGATCTCGTGACAGgccaaaaaatgaaaacaaaacaaaaaattacagttgaGCCGTGTTTTCGTTATGCAAACTGGGTCAGAGAAATGCGCAGCTCTTTGCAGTTCTCCTGCCCAATCTATGTTCATTAGAAGACACTTTTACCGAGAGGCGGTTCATTTCTCGTTTGTATAAATGTTAAAGCTATGTGCTGAGCTTGCATGGAAATACAAATCATATTCGTTCAGCGGTGTGTCAGTTCCGAAGTCCCTCTTGGTGATGGTAGTAATAGaggtttgtattgtgatacatgaCCAAAAGCTTATAGCTATTTATAGTCCATCTAATGGTTCTTAAAGTAGATAGAGTAGATATGCTCCACTCTTTAAACTATGTAGTCCATCTTTATTGATCATTTTACACATCACAAACAGTATTCCATCAAGACTATCACAAGCATTTTGATACATATGGTATGGTGGAGTGTATCATGACACACCCCTTAACAGGGAGCTGGTTTGTGATGTGGACTTTTGATCACTGTTGCTCGGATGTAATCCCCTTTGTTAAATTTAACATGAGATTCTTCTACTTGATAGAAAGAAAACTGCAGGCCAGATGGAAGGGAGCTGGGAGAATTCCGAACCACCACATTGAACATTGGTAAATGTTCAGATTTATTTATGAAACCAAAGGAAAAAATGATAAGTGTACATCAGAGGAGTCACAATAAGCAGATGGCCTTAAATACAGGTTTGATTGTATTCATATCTTCAGGTTCTATTACAACTGCTGATGGTTCAGCGTTGGTGAAGCTGGGGAACACCACCATCATTTGTGGCATTAAAGGAGTAAGTGCTTTTTTTGATTACCTGCATGTTATTCTCAAAGATGTGGAATAAGTAAGCAATAACCCATGACAGGGGTTGCAGTAAGACATATCTTACACACACCTGGGTGTGTTTCGAGGCACGAGGCGACGGTAAAGCCCACTTCTTCAGGTTCTATTGCTTCAGTAATACAGTACTAAAACTGCAAGATCATCTGTGCCAGATGTGCAGGTAGCTGCTTTATGATGTAATAAACCCCAAGAACTTCCAAAGTCTGCACTGCAAAAAAATGCACTCATTATAGAGACTGTATCTTGCAGTTCCAGCAATTATTCATATAAAATTTCCTCTGAAAAGTTTTTCTGTTGCAGGAACTTGCAGCTCCACCAGTAGATGCAGCTAATAAGGGCTATATAGGTGagttttaaactataaatatattatatagtgTAAAGAATTGGAAGTGCACTGTACATCCTTTTAATAATAAGGTGAAAATGAGCTGTGTTGGTTCACAAAGTACAGAGTAGCTCCCCGTAGGTTTTATAGAACAGGATTTCAGGTTATTGTGCAGTGTTGAGGTGGCGTATAGcttaaaacaactcaaatatatatttgtatcctTTATATTAGATGAATTTGACATTCATTCTACCATGTTAGAAATATTGGCAATTATCCCGAGACAGGAATGTAGTGGCGATGCCAGTGAgttacactgtacagtatacaatTGGTTCTGCAGCACAAGTTAAAGAGAATCTGAATCTTCTGCCTGTCCTTATATCATTATTACATGGAATACAGTGGATATGTCATGTTgatctttttcatgatactgacggctctagttttgtatttacagctgagAAAGGGGAATGTGTGTTGCTAAGATGCTTGTTGTTTTCGTGCTACAGTTCCTAACGTGGATCTGCCACCCCTGTGCTCGTCGAGGTTTCGCCCTGGTCCTCCGGGAGAACAGGCCCAAGCCGCCAGTCAattcattgctgatgtcattgaAAAGTAAGGGTCCCTTACTACCATAATGGTTCCGAGTCACCACTGATGGACTATGGGTTTAGCCTTGACATGGTTTAAGCTCAGCTACAAAGGTTGAAGAGTCATTTGTAGGGATGCAATTTGGTTATAAATCGGTTCAGTTTTTTTTCAACTCCTTCAGCTGTTTTTGgtaaaactgaaatgaaagtttaaaaccaataaaaaatCTGCATTTGTGCAGGTAAGGGAACAGAACATACAGTTATTAGACACTGAAACTGTAACAAATAAGATCAATACAGTGTTATTGCATAGCAATGTATTAATAGACTTTAAACTTTAGTACTTCAGACACCCCCATTGTTGCCACAGTGTAGTGGCAAATCACGTCTGAATAGAACTGCAGCTGATGTGATACATGTACTTatgaccagggatcctaggaatccattTGCTGCGGAAAAACATACGTTCTATATGCTGTCTgggaatttttagttttacacctggggcggggcaaaaaacatgcaaggctttttgtttgtttgtttgataaccaaatcaatacatttatcatgtataatcatcaacacaggcaattttgctttacatTTACGTAAACATTCTTGTTGAATAAAACTGtgtctggtgtacagaggtcaaggttgaacgaggcgcactgtcacatgctgaaaacaataaaaatcaccccAAAAGATCGGGTCAATGAGTctggcaatagccatccagatgACAAAGACTAGCTCGGACATAAACTAATGTGAATACAATTTTtgggtttttattattactacacagaagtGTTTGTAacgtttaaagtaaaatggtaagtttgtttatattattgattgaaggcactgtttgtgtatcttataatgtgagggacacacacacacactcaattttagccttttattttacggaataacgcagattttaatttttaactgagaatttagtttttttgactgtggaaaactaggatccctgacTATGGATAAGGGCCTTTACACTTGATGTGCCGATCAAATGTGACAACaaagtaatcagacaaacaaaaccaatttcaatacatgcacagtaaatgCAGCTACCGTAATAAAACTGAACGGACCTGCCCTCAAAAGCATTTAATTTAAAGCACCTACCAGATATATGTTAGCATAATCCTTTTTGCTTTTGCAGCATTGCTGACTTTACTGCTTATTCCAGTTTCACAATGGTTCGGgacttaatattttattttcattcagtATTTTTGCATTTGGATGTTTGTCAGTTTagcatcattatttatttttttattaggtcTACTCAGAATAATTAACAGACGTGACAGACTGAAACTTCcagcttcagcttttcacttcttaggatgatttttaattttttttttttaacaaaggtttaagTTAGGGTATGCAAGTTGAGTGTTTGAATATGCCAGCTAGaaccagcacctttcatcaaCAAACCCTAAAATGAAAACAGCCCTTGACACCTGAATACCCAGACTGAGTACAGTATGAAGCTGTAGTTATCCCTACTCTGGGCTGTCACAATCAATCTGCTTGCAGAAAAGTGCACATCGAGCACTCAAAAATGTTGCAGGCTTAGTGCTGAGAGTGCCAACGCTTTTTCTTTGTACAAAAAATTGAGGTCTCGGTATGGTTTTCTCTTTTGTCGGTATTGGTTGGTTTGGAATTTTATGCAAATGTTGACTTTGGTTCGGGTCCAGTCTGGGaaaatcataactgttgcatcCTCAGCCATTTGGTGTGGTTGTAATGTGACCTTTGATTAGGACTACTTGTTAACAAGTAATGAGGCTCTCTCCAGGTAAAATAAATACTCAGAGATTAGAATTGATAATACTGTGGTTACTTTCTTTGTAGTTCAGATGTGATACAAAAAGAAGATCTTTGCATTGTAAAAGGCAAGGTAAGTGATTTCCTGATTTTTAGTtttgattattatatatatatatatttatattattattattatttttataacctGTTGGAATATTTACATCTAGTTGCCTGAATTCCCTATAAGGCCTGTAGCTACTACTACAGCCTGTTTTAATAATGGGGTCGCATTGGTTTAAAACCTGTGTAACAGTTAAGCCTGTCTGTACTAAGATTTATAACAGTACCACAAGGTTCTGCTTTGTGGCTGATACCTCCCGTTTGTATTGAATTAATAATGCCTTATGCTTGGAAAAGCAGGGTTTATAATATGGTATGTGGGGTTCATGCATCTCAGATCAGTTAGACCTGTAGTTTTTTTAGTTGTCACCTACAGTGCACATAGATTGCTGTTCTGCCTTTATCAGTGGAATGTTGACTTAGTGTCAGCCTGTGTTATATCTGGCCAGTGTAGTTTTGGATAATGGTGGTGGGGGGTTTGATTGTAATATTTTTTAGCCTTACTTGTGATCTTAaatatgttctgtattttagctgtcttGGGTCCTGTATTGCGATATAATGTGCCTCGATTATGATGGAAATATTTTGGATGCCTGCACAATAGCTTTACTGGGAGCTTTGAAAAATGGTAAGGTTTGTATTGTTTGAGTGTTaaatgtggcagcagtgtggagtagtgattagggctctggactcttgaccggagggtcatgggttcaatcccaggtggggaacactgctgctgtacccttgagcaaggtactttacctagattgttccagtaaaaacccaactgtataaatgggtaattgtatgtacaaataatgtgtaaaaaataatgtaatcgtatgtaaaaataatgtgatatcgtgtaacaattgtaagtcgccctggctaagggcgtctgctaagaaataaataaaaactgtacagcTAATCTTTCAGGTGTGCATTCTGTCATACAATGCAGTGAATACTGTGAAGTGGATTACCTTTAACATTTTATGTAGTAAACAAGGTATCTTGTTAGCTGTGGATACTGTATTTTAGGATTGATTCACAAATTATATTTCTGACTACccaaaattgtatttaatttttaaaataaaattattttcaaatatcttTTTATAGTCCGGTTACCAGAAGTTCACATAAATGAAGAAACTGACCTTGCAGAAGTGAATATGAAGCAGAAGAACccattaaatatcacaaaacATCCAGTTGCTTGTTCATTTGCCATATTTGATGAGTAAGTAATAACAGTGAGTTGTTCATCTTATTCCCTGCAACATGGATACAATGGAGGCCCAAGTACATGAGTCACACTTGTATCTTTAAGCATGTCCGTTTGAAGCAGATTGCACTGGAGTTAAGCAACACTGTTTTAATTGTTAATATAATTTGTCTCAATGTCTTTTAGTATTATAccatattctattttatttatttatttttattgtaacttAAAATAACCATGATATTAATTTggagaatggaaaaaaaaaaaaaaaatcattttttacaaACCAAATATGGTGGCATGGGGCTCTGATCCCTGGTGTTACAGTAGAATAAACCACATGTAGCATCCTAGGCTGTACCttggtgtttctttataggtacAGTATTTAAGGAATTGCACATCTCTTTACATATCTTTTTTTCTTAATAGCACAATTATCATAGTTGATCCAACTGTTGAGGAGGAAAACCTGTCAACAGGAATGATTACAGTAGTAACAGATGAAGATGAGAAACTTTGTGCAGTCCACAAACCAGGTAGGTACACTGTTACCACCTTAGGGTTAAcatgctgttattgttttaaaccATCCGTATACTGCTTTACAAGTTTTAACACTACAGTATCCGTTTTGAAACTCTACCCTTTGGACCAGGGGTTTGGAGTGGTATTTCTAGACCATAATTTGGGGCCAAGAAGCTTACAAACACTGACAGAAATCCTTTCCATGATGTACCTGATAACTTAATGGCCTGTTCAACAAAGCAGAGGTTGGGTGTGAACCAGCAAGCAAGCAGTTCTGGAGCCATGCCACTGGCAGGGGTCAGAATCTGGAACAGAAGTGCCTGTAACAACTGCTCATAGCCATGTTTCCatctttccaaaaaaaacaaaaagactgaAATGACTGCATCAGTCTTCAATAAACTGACTCAACGATGCAGTtccaaacaaacaagacagcacgTACAGTAATGAAAGCTGTGGCCCAACCTTCTCTTTTATGTCATTTGTTGCCATATTGCTTCATGCCAAAAAAACGGACCAAACAGATATTTATATCttatctttaaccctttcaggacaaAGCaattttcagtgggatgctccccctgGACCAGGTGTTTTTGTTACTCTCTTTCTATAAAAATTGACTAAAAATCAAATTTtcacagtagcatcttggaaatggtgtcctttttttcagaacactctggggaacattgtaaagtacttcagaaaccatacaaactttgcttaaaatatatatatatatatatattttttttttatccaaaatatTTATGTATTCTGCGTCAGGATATATGTGTAAAACGtattattctatgacctgagggaccttgcaatacttcctgaaagttttgttgaaaaatattgatgtttgggcaaattacatgtttcacctgagtgattgcaatgacataatacacatttattctcagggtctttataagcaataatggacactcgattattttcttaaaataaatatttagaaataaaagaaaagttaTTCATTCCAATATTATCAGTGATAAgaacacataaaaacaaaaaacctaccTGATCTTttgttcatgaaatagtatctgcttatatccactcgtttcttgatactTATAAATGTTGATAaaaagatagatatatatatagatatatttattaaaacacgagacagaataaatgttctaatgtaactgtcaaatacatcagatttacagcgcttttccatgtctttcttacctttcttagaagtttctctgaagcaggctgtgatgtctttTTTATCCACCCTTTACACACTAAttgcccctctcagtgacatcacaaaacaaaaactacgaAGAAGCGACTGTCAGTCCAACCCACAtacaatgatatgtgtttcaagcctgtactgcaaggTACAGTGGCCCTGTCAGTCATCAAAACATGaccgcggtcctagaagcccacttaaGTATGAtcccagtccttaaagggttaaattgaGCTATGATGCTGGAACACAGATTTCAGTTTAGCTGGTTCTGGTGAACAGAGTATAGAGTTGTCGTCTCAAGACTACACAATTGTATTTTAGTGTATGAAATGATAGCTAGATCTGTAATTGTCATCATTTACATCATTTATTGCTTTGTTTATACCACTGTACAGGAGGAACTGCCTTATCAGGTGAAAAACTCCAAGACTGCATCAGTCGAGCAATAACAAGAAACAAAGAAGTGAACAAACTGCTAAACGAAGTTTTAATCAGCGTGAAACCAAAATAAGGACACCAGGGGAGAGATTCTTTTCCAATGATTTTGTAAAAGTTATATTtgtaatcagattttttttttttttttttttttacctcaataAACATATTACAAAACACGTGCATTCTTTGCCAGAAATTTCCTACAGCACGGGTAATACACACAATTTGAATCATAACatgatatgcatttaaaaaaaggttgagtaAAATACAATGAGGCTTCTTATACCTTCCCTTGAACAGGCAAAAGCAAAGAAGATTTAGTTACCTTTTTAAACCTCCAGCTGGGTGTTAAAAAATAGATTTGTTACAGGAATGCAAAAGGATAGCATGCCTACTTTCCAGGAAAAGAAAGCCTGGCAAATTCTTTAAATGTACGTAACATAATGCACACTTTGAGTGTTTACTGGGTCTTAATCATTACAGAGAAATAATGCAGATACACGATCCTATCATATTCCCGCGACAATCTACTGTATATTTGAGACTGGAATTCAGACTCTTATAAAAACTGATTTAACAGCTGCACATCACAAATGCCATCCCTTTGTAATGGAGCACTCATGACTTCGGTGGGGTTGGCGCACCACGTTTCCTTTTACTTTTTGGTTGGCTGCCTGAATGTTGCCGAAGTTGAGCTGCTTGGGCCGCTGCTGCCGCCATAGCCATTTGCTGCTGCATTTGATGCTGCAAGTATCGCAACTAAATAggggaaaagaaaaaaggaacaagTTATAGTCCCCTTGTCTTAAGATAAACAGGCATCTATGCAGAATAAATCAAAGCATGACTGCAAACAAATGAATTAGTGAATGCTAGAATGAAACtcaaaataaaaagcagtaactgggtttaagaaaaacaaaattcacaCTCAAGACCATGAATACAGTCAAGCAGCACCAGTGGCACAGAAATCTGCAAAGGGCATTTTAAAACACTTGCAGTTCTGCTATGTAGATAGATAAGAACAAATCTGCTTCATTGCCCTTACATTTGAATGCAGAGATTGCAGTAAGTCAGCAACTTCAACCCTTTGCTTTGGATTTATTCATGGACTTCTTACTTTGATAAACAATTTTAATTTGGATTCcagctttaaataaacaaaaatcagCTGAAATATTACCAGGTTGTGTCTAATAGACACTACTGCCTTCTACTCAATGTTTGACGCCACTCGGAAACTAGAATTGGCCTTTTTGACAACCTACAAATAAACCTGCTGTCATCTGAGATTTGAGTCTCATTGTGGATTCTATCTGTGGAAATAAATGCACTACTTTGTTCTTATAAAACGCAATATGAAAGGTCTTGTCAGTATGTTAATAAATGTGCCACAAGCACTCCTTGAAtgctggtaaaaacaaaagaCATGATGGCATGGCttaaatgtaattaagaaattcAGTGCTCCAAATTTGGGATAGTTATTGCCTTAATGGTGATCATCAAAAGATTACAGCCTGGCctatt from the Acipenser ruthenus chromosome 9, fAciRut3.2 maternal haplotype, whole genome shotgun sequence genome contains:
- the LOC117405844 gene encoding exosome complex component RRP43, whose translation is MAAGFKTVEPLDYHRRFLKENCRPDGRELGEFRTTTLNIGSITTADGSALVKLGNTTIICGIKGELAAPPVDAANKGYIVPNVDLPPLCSSRFRPGPPGEQAQAASQFIADVIENSDVIQKEDLCIVKGKLSWVLYCDIMCLDYDGNILDACTIALLGALKNVRLPEVHINEETDLAEVNMKQKNPLNITKHPVACSFAIFDDTIIIVDPTVEEENLSTGMITVVTDEDEKLCAVHKPGGTALSGEKLQDCISRAITRNKEVNKLLNEVLISVKPK